A DNA window from Plasmodium cynomolgi strain B DNA, scaffold: 1550, whole genome shotgun sequence contains the following coding sequences:
- a CDS encoding CYIR protein (putative;~vir-type antigen) yields the protein MPLSEENNWEKLFPNLPAYKKYKELDNVDIKDYNHEKCDKLAKSDDGDKILCKQILKNLSILKDKKGEEQARGCYYFQNWLHEKINEKYYNGKNQSSKDYITNKLFDFVAEDISTNGINRACSGNSFGIPKTWKEGKDLYDYFENFEHIECKDSAKDECQKYVKYVTYIDPIYYNKTSRCCDGEELEPHCNSSTKCEYKYNTKELVDKLKNNFKY from the exons ATGCCTCTTtcggaagaaaataattgg GAAAAACTATTTCCAAATCTGCcggcatataaaaaatataaggaGTTGGACAATGTGGACATTAAAGATTATAATcatgaaaaatgtgataaattAGCAAAGAGTGATGACGGGGATAAAATACTTTGTAAACAGATATTAAAAAACTTATCAatattaaaagataaaaagggTGAAGAACAAGCACGTGGATGTTATTACTTTCAAAACTGGCTCCACGAaaagataaatgaaaaatattataatggaaaaaatcaaagcaGTAAAGATTATATTACTAATAAACTTTTTGATTTTGTAGCAGAAGATATTTCAACAAATGGTATCAATCGAGCTTGTAGTGGAAATAGTTTTGGTATTCCAAAAACCTGGAAAGAAGGGAAAgatttatatgattattttgaaaattttgaacacATTGAATGCAAGGATTCTGCTAAAGATGAGTgccaaaaatatgtgaaataTGTTACGTATATTGAtcctatatattataataaaactTCTCGTTGCTGTGATGGAGAAGAATTAGAACCACACTGTAACTCATCTACTAAATGTGAATACAAGTATAATACTAAGGAATTAgtagataaattaaaaaacaactTCAAGTATTag